One window of the Rhodococcus sovatensis genome contains the following:
- a CDS encoding serine hydrolase domain-containing protein: MHSLDLIAGWPVDNASATVVSEAGVVDRYGDLDRVYELASVTKLLVAYAALVAIEEEAIDLEQQAGPDGSTVRHLLSHTSGLAFGEQKVQAAPGSRRIYSSAGFEVLADTIAQDTGIAFTDYLDEAVFQPLGMTSSSLSGSPGHGARSSASDLSAYAAELLAPTLVSPSTLAAATSVQFDGLSGILPGYGSQKPNDWGLGFELRDSKSPHWTGADNSVRTFGHFGQSGTFLWVDPDVGLATVVLTDLAFGEWAKPLWPELSDEVLHNNPR, from the coding sequence GTGCACAGTCTTGATTTGATCGCGGGTTGGCCAGTCGACAACGCATCGGCGACGGTGGTGTCCGAGGCAGGGGTGGTCGACCGGTACGGCGATCTCGATCGGGTCTACGAGCTGGCCTCGGTCACCAAACTGCTCGTTGCGTACGCGGCGTTGGTCGCGATCGAGGAAGAGGCCATCGATCTCGAGCAGCAGGCGGGGCCCGACGGATCGACGGTCCGCCATCTGCTCTCGCACACGTCCGGTCTCGCGTTCGGGGAGCAGAAGGTGCAGGCCGCGCCCGGCAGTAGGCGCATCTATTCCAGTGCGGGTTTCGAGGTGCTGGCGGACACGATTGCTCAGGACACCGGAATTGCGTTCACCGACTATCTCGACGAAGCGGTGTTTCAGCCGCTCGGAATGACTAGTTCCTCGCTGTCGGGGTCGCCGGGACATGGTGCTCGGTCGTCGGCGTCCGATCTCTCGGCGTACGCTGCCGAACTGCTCGCTCCCACGCTGGTGTCTCCGTCGACCTTGGCTGCGGCCACGTCGGTCCAGTTCGATGGGCTCTCTGGCATTCTGCCCGGCTACGGATCCCAGAAGCCCAACGACTGGGGACTGGGCTTCGAGCTTCGCGACAGCAAGTCACCGCATTGGACCGGAGCCGACAATTCGGTGCGGACATTCGGTCACTTCGGACAGTCGGGAACGTTTCTGTGGGTCGACCCGGATGTAGGTCTGGCGACGGTTGTGCTGACGGATCTCGCATTCGGCGAGTGGGCAAAACCGCTCTGGCCCGAACTCTCGGACGAAGTTCTGCACAATAACCCCAGGTGA
- a CDS encoding DUF3145 domain-containing protein — MRVSNQFADTTAGVVYIHSSPAALCPHVEWALSDALDCRANLKWSAQPSSDGQLRATSNWVGPVGTGAVLAGVLRSWQMLRFEVTEDASDGVDGERFAHVPGLGLWRGSTSANGDVILGEMRLKAMIEGSSGNLAAEIEHALGSSWDEALEPYRIGGGGAEVTWLSRHAG; from the coding sequence ATGCGCGTATCGAACCAATTCGCGGATACGACGGCGGGTGTGGTGTACATCCACTCCTCGCCGGCTGCGCTGTGCCCGCATGTGGAGTGGGCGCTGTCGGATGCCCTCGATTGCCGCGCGAACCTCAAGTGGTCCGCGCAGCCATCGTCGGACGGTCAGCTTCGTGCGACCAGCAACTGGGTCGGCCCCGTCGGCACCGGCGCCGTACTGGCGGGTGTTCTGCGCTCGTGGCAGATGCTCCGGTTCGAGGTGACCGAAGACGCCAGTGACGGTGTCGACGGTGAGCGTTTCGCGCACGTGCCCGGTCTGGGCTTGTGGCGGGGCTCGACCAGCGCCAACGGCGACGTCATCCTCGGCGAAATGCGACTGAAAGCAATGATCGAGGGTAGTTCCGGCAACCTTGCTGCGGAAATCGAACACGCTCTGGGCAGTAGCTGGGACGAAGCGCTGGAGCCGTATCGGATCGGCGGCGGCGGCGCCGAGGTGACCTGGTTGAGTCGTCACGCTGGCTGA
- a CDS encoding cold shock domain-containing protein: MLSTGKVIRFDEFKGYGFVAPDEGGEDVFIHVNDLDFDKRLLAPGVRVEYLAEEGDRGLKAAQVQIIDSPKPVTRAAVPAVVPDAETTEYDDVVCDVLSLREFSAELTEGLLHANRALTADQILDVRQVLIRIAQSHKWLEG; encoded by the coding sequence ATGTTGTCGACCGGTAAGGTCATTCGTTTCGACGAATTCAAGGGATACGGGTTCGTCGCTCCGGACGAGGGCGGCGAGGATGTGTTCATCCACGTCAACGATCTGGATTTCGACAAGCGGCTTCTCGCGCCCGGTGTTCGCGTCGAGTATCTCGCCGAAGAGGGCGACCGCGGTCTCAAAGCAGCTCAGGTACAGATCATCGATTCGCCCAAGCCCGTCACTCGGGCGGCAGTTCCCGCAGTAGTGCCCGACGCCGAGACGACCGAGTACGACGACGTCGTCTGCGACGTGCTGTCGCTGCGTGAGTTCTCTGCGGAACTGACCGAAGGTCTGCTGCACGCCAATCGTGCGTTGACCGCCGATCAGATTCTCGACGTCCGGCAGGTCCTCATCAGGATCGCGCAGTCACACAAGTGGCTCGAGGGCTGA
- a CDS encoding acyl-CoA carboxylase subunit beta: MTILSPVTRSGSSTDPRDPVARLEKLFDAGTMIPLHDHDKSGLLAASGDIDGVHTVAYCSDATVMGGAMGVDGCRHIVSAIDTAIDRGAPIVGIWHSGGARLAEGVEALHAVGLVFEAMVRASGLVPQISVVLGFAAGGAAYGPALTDVVIMAPEGRVFVTGPDVVRSVTGEQVDMESLGGPDTHHKKSGVCHIVADDELDALTRARRLVSMFSEQGTFDIAAAVHGDTDLRALLPESNRRAYDVHPIIDELLDNVEGESTFEEFQGGWARSIVIGLGRLSGRTVGVIANNPIRLGGCLNSESAEKAARFVRLCDAFGIPLVVVVDVPGYLPGVSMEWEGVVRRGAKLLHAFAEAKVPRVTLVTRKIYGGAYIAMNARALGATAVYAWPGSEVAVMGAKAAVGILHKKALAAASDDERDALHDRLTLEHESIAGGVDRAVAIGVVDEVIEPALTRSTIAKALAAAPALRGNHKNIPL, encoded by the coding sequence ATGACCATTCTGTCCCCCGTGACACGCTCGGGTAGTTCCACCGACCCCCGTGATCCCGTCGCCCGCCTCGAGAAGCTTTTCGACGCCGGCACGATGATTCCGCTGCACGACCACGACAAATCAGGCCTCCTCGCCGCGTCCGGCGACATCGACGGTGTTCATACCGTCGCCTACTGCTCCGACGCCACCGTGATGGGCGGCGCCATGGGAGTGGACGGATGCAGGCATATCGTCTCCGCGATCGACACCGCGATCGATCGCGGCGCCCCCATCGTCGGAATCTGGCATTCCGGTGGTGCTCGGCTCGCTGAGGGCGTCGAGGCACTCCACGCCGTCGGCCTCGTGTTCGAGGCGATGGTCCGGGCCTCCGGCCTCGTCCCACAAATTTCCGTCGTCCTCGGCTTTGCAGCCGGCGGCGCAGCGTACGGTCCAGCTCTGACCGACGTCGTCATCATGGCTCCCGAAGGACGCGTGTTCGTGACCGGACCCGACGTGGTCCGCAGCGTCACCGGCGAACAGGTCGACATGGAGTCGCTCGGCGGTCCCGACACACACCACAAGAAGTCCGGTGTCTGCCATATCGTCGCCGACGACGAACTGGACGCCCTCACCCGAGCTCGTCGGCTCGTATCGATGTTCAGCGAGCAAGGCACATTCGATATCGCCGCCGCAGTACACGGCGACACGGACCTGCGCGCGCTGCTGCCCGAGTCGAACCGCCGCGCCTACGACGTACATCCGATCATCGACGAGCTGCTCGACAACGTCGAGGGCGAGTCGACCTTCGAAGAGTTCCAGGGTGGTTGGGCTCGCAGCATCGTCATCGGTCTCGGCCGACTGAGCGGCAGGACCGTCGGCGTGATCGCGAACAATCCGATTCGTCTCGGGGGCTGCCTCAATTCCGAAAGCGCCGAGAAGGCGGCACGTTTCGTGCGTTTGTGCGACGCTTTCGGCATCCCGCTCGTCGTGGTCGTCGACGTTCCCGGATACCTGCCCGGTGTCAGCATGGAATGGGAAGGTGTCGTCCGTCGCGGGGCGAAACTGCTGCATGCCTTTGCCGAGGCGAAGGTCCCGCGCGTCACGCTCGTCACTCGAAAGATCTACGGCGGTGCCTACATCGCGATGAACGCTCGCGCGCTCGGCGCAACCGCCGTCTACGCGTGGCCGGGTTCGGAGGTAGCCGTCATGGGAGCCAAGGCGGCCGTCGGAATTCTGCACAAGAAGGCACTCGCTGCGGCGTCCGATGACGAGCGCGACGCACTCCACGACCGGTTGACGCTCGAACACGAGTCCATTGCTGGAGGCGTCGACCGCGCAGTGGCTATCGGTGTCGTCGACGAGGTGATCGAGCCTGCGCTGACTCGCTCGACCATCGCCAAAGCTTTGGCTGCGGCTCCGGCCCTCCGCGGGAACCACAAGAACATCCCGCTCTGA
- a CDS encoding KasA/KasB family beta-ketoacyl-ACP synthase, with protein MTNPSTTNGRFPSVVVTSLAATTSIAGDVDATWKGLLNGESGIATLEDDFVSEYDLPVRIGGHLAVSPTSLLSRVEIRRLSYVEQLATVLGREVWKNAGSPEVDPLRLGVSIGTGLGGGDSLIEANDKMKAGGYRKVSPLAVQMVMPNGPAAVVGLELKAQAGVITPVSACSSGSEAIAHAWRMIVMGDADMVVTGGVEGYIDAVPIASFSMMRAMSTNNDNPKGASRPFDKDRDGFVFGEAGALMVIETEEHAKARGATIHARLLGAGITSDGFHLVAPDPEGTGAARAMSRAIETAGLQKSDITHVNAHATATPIGDTAEALAINKAVGNHAAVYAPKSALGHSIGAVGALESVLTVLAVREGIIPPTLNLENQDPAIDLDVVKGEARVGQIEYAINNSFGFGGHNVALAFGRA; from the coding sequence GTGACCAACCCATCCACCACGAACGGACGCTTCCCGAGTGTCGTCGTCACCAGCCTCGCTGCGACCACGTCCATCGCCGGTGATGTGGACGCTACGTGGAAGGGTCTGCTGAACGGAGAGAGCGGAATCGCCACACTCGAGGACGATTTCGTCAGCGAGTACGACCTTCCCGTTCGGATCGGCGGACACCTCGCGGTGAGCCCGACGTCACTCCTCAGTCGTGTCGAGATTCGCCGGTTGAGCTACGTGGAGCAGTTGGCCACCGTGCTCGGCCGTGAAGTGTGGAAGAACGCCGGCAGCCCCGAGGTCGACCCGCTTCGCCTCGGAGTGTCCATCGGAACCGGACTCGGCGGCGGTGACTCGCTCATCGAGGCCAACGACAAGATGAAGGCCGGCGGCTACCGCAAGGTGTCCCCGCTCGCAGTTCAGATGGTCATGCCGAACGGCCCCGCTGCGGTCGTCGGTTTGGAACTCAAAGCACAGGCAGGCGTCATCACGCCCGTGTCGGCGTGTTCCTCGGGTTCGGAAGCGATTGCCCACGCATGGCGAATGATCGTCATGGGTGACGCCGATATGGTCGTCACCGGTGGCGTCGAGGGTTACATCGATGCGGTGCCGATCGCGAGCTTCTCCATGATGCGCGCGATGAGCACCAACAACGACAACCCGAAGGGTGCATCGCGTCCGTTCGACAAGGACCGCGACGGATTCGTGTTCGGTGAGGCCGGCGCGCTCATGGTCATCGAGACCGAGGAGCACGCCAAGGCTCGCGGAGCGACGATCCACGCACGCCTTCTCGGTGCAGGCATCACTTCCGACGGTTTCCACCTCGTGGCACCCGACCCGGAAGGGACCGGCGCTGCTCGCGCTATGTCGCGAGCAATCGAGACCGCCGGTCTGCAGAAGTCGGACATCACGCATGTGAACGCGCACGCAACGGCGACACCTATCGGTGACACGGCCGAGGCGCTCGCGATCAACAAGGCAGTCGGCAATCACGCCGCCGTCTACGCGCCGAAGTCTGCACTCGGACACTCGATCGGTGCCGTCGGCGCCCTCGAGTCGGTATTGACAGTGCTCGCAGTGCGAGAGGGAATCATTCCTCCCACGCTGAATTTGGAGAACCAGGATCCCGCAATCGATCTCGACGTCGTCAAGGGTGAAGCCCGTGTCGGACAGATCGAGTACGCGATCAACAACTCGTTCGGATTCGGTGGGCACAATGTCGCGCTCGCCTTCGGTCGGGCCTGA
- the acpM gene encoding meromycolate extension acyl carrier protein AcpM encodes MASQEDLIAGLAEIIEEVTGIEPSEVTIEKSFVDDLDIDSLSMVEIAVQTEDKYGVKIPDEDLAGLRTVGDAVSYIQKLEAENPEAAEAIKAKLDDSASE; translated from the coding sequence GTGGCCAGCCAGGAAGACCTCATCGCCGGACTTGCAGAGATCATCGAGGAGGTCACGGGTATCGAGCCCTCCGAGGTGACCATCGAGAAGTCCTTCGTGGACGACCTCGACATCGACTCGCTGTCCATGGTCGAGATCGCTGTTCAGACCGAAGACAAGTACGGCGTCAAGATCCCCGACGAGGACCTCGCCGGACTGCGCACCGTCGGCGACGCAGTGTCGTACATCCAGAAGCTCGAAGCAGAGAACCCGGAAGCTGCTGAAGCAATCAAGGCCAAGCTCGACGACTCCGCGAGCGAGTGA
- a CDS encoding ACP S-malonyltransferase, translated as MIALLAPGQGSQTPGMLVPWLELPGAADRVALWSKASGLDLARLGTTATAEEITDTSVTQPLVVAAALLAFEEIVGQGILPADAIIAGHSVGELTAAAVAGVITSDEAVTLAGVRGAEMAKACALEPTGMSAVLGGDEAVVLARLEELGLEPANINAAGQIVAAGLLTALAELAENPPEKARVRALPVAGAFHTRFMASAQDAVAAAVAAITPSEPVRTLLSNADGKPVTSGADAVAKLAAQVTKPVRWDLCTQTLRDGAVTAVAELPPAGTLIGIAKREMRGTPNLGLKKPEDIAALAELI; from the coding sequence GTGATTGCGTTGCTTGCGCCCGGCCAGGGCTCCCAGACACCCGGCATGCTTGTGCCATGGCTCGAACTACCCGGAGCCGCCGACCGCGTTGCCCTGTGGTCCAAGGCCTCCGGTCTCGATCTCGCGCGGCTCGGTACGACTGCCACCGCGGAGGAGATCACCGATACCTCGGTGACGCAGCCTCTCGTCGTTGCCGCTGCGCTTCTTGCGTTCGAGGAAATCGTCGGACAGGGAATCCTGCCCGCCGACGCCATCATCGCCGGGCACTCCGTCGGTGAGCTGACCGCCGCAGCAGTGGCAGGGGTGATCACGTCCGACGAGGCAGTCACTCTCGCAGGCGTCCGTGGCGCCGAGATGGCGAAGGCATGCGCGCTCGAGCCGACCGGTATGTCAGCGGTGCTCGGTGGCGACGAAGCCGTCGTTCTCGCTCGACTCGAAGAACTCGGTCTGGAACCGGCCAACATAAATGCTGCGGGACAGATCGTCGCGGCAGGGCTACTGACGGCACTTGCAGAACTCGCCGAGAACCCGCCGGAGAAGGCCCGCGTGCGTGCACTTCCGGTTGCAGGCGCATTCCACACCCGATTCATGGCATCCGCGCAGGACGCGGTCGCTGCGGCCGTCGCTGCGATCACACCGTCCGAACCCGTCCGAACGCTGCTGTCGAACGCCGACGGCAAGCCGGTCACATCCGGTGCGGACGCCGTCGCCAAACTTGCCGCACAGGTCACGAAACCTGTCCGGTGGGACCTGTGCACGCAGACGCTGCGTGACGGGGCGGTCACTGCTGTGGCAGAGTTGCCGCCGGCCGGAACGCTCATCGGAATCGCAAAGCGTGAGATGCGCGGGACACCGAACCTGGGGCTGAAGAAGCCCGAGGACATCGCCGCACTGGCGGAGCTGATCTAG
- a CDS encoding PucR family transcriptional regulator produces MTDNEVHLPVKALTPARQKRDPLPDALLRRVKQFSGRLSTEAVTAMQDQLPFFGGLDAAQRASVQLLIQTAVDNFLEWLKNPQSDIRFSLDAFQVIPQDLARRLTLRQTVDMVRVAMEFFEQWLPALARNDQQLVALTEAVLRYGRELGFAAASVYASAAESRGAWDTRLEALVVDAVVRGDTGSDMLSRAATLNWDATAPATVLVGTPPDNLGVSVVGTVHAVAQKHGRAALAVVQGTRLVMVVSGQLSDDPTSDSFLDEMLQNFSDGPVVIGPTTRTLGAAHSSAVEAFAGMQAVAGWRGAPRPVHAGELLPERALLGDAAAIAALNDLLVLPLSSAGSGLADTLDAYLDCGGAVETCARLLFVHPNTVRYRLKRIAEVTGRDPTSSRDAYVLRVAATVGRLTRTHHEPHYPAPQITHVTFGEVVT; encoded by the coding sequence ATCACCGACAACGAGGTTCATCTGCCGGTCAAGGCGCTCACGCCCGCACGACAGAAGCGCGATCCGCTGCCCGATGCACTGCTGCGGCGCGTCAAGCAGTTCTCCGGTCGGCTGTCGACCGAGGCTGTAACGGCCATGCAGGACCAGCTGCCGTTCTTCGGTGGTCTCGACGCGGCACAGCGGGCAAGCGTGCAGTTGTTGATTCAGACCGCGGTGGACAACTTCCTGGAGTGGCTGAAGAACCCGCAGAGCGATATCCGGTTCAGCCTCGATGCATTCCAGGTCATTCCGCAAGATCTGGCTCGGCGGCTCACGCTGCGTCAGACGGTCGACATGGTCCGTGTCGCGATGGAGTTCTTCGAACAGTGGCTGCCTGCGCTGGCGCGCAACGACCAGCAGCTCGTCGCACTCACCGAGGCTGTGCTGCGATACGGCCGCGAGTTGGGGTTCGCGGCGGCATCGGTCTACGCCAGTGCCGCGGAATCGCGCGGCGCCTGGGACACGCGACTCGAAGCTCTGGTTGTCGACGCCGTGGTCCGAGGCGATACGGGATCGGACATGCTGTCGCGAGCTGCGACGCTCAACTGGGACGCGACAGCACCTGCCACCGTCCTGGTGGGCACTCCTCCGGACAACCTGGGTGTCTCGGTGGTGGGGACGGTGCACGCGGTAGCGCAGAAGCATGGTCGGGCCGCTCTCGCAGTCGTTCAGGGCACCCGTTTGGTGATGGTGGTCAGCGGCCAGTTGTCCGACGACCCGACCAGTGATTCATTCTTGGACGAAATGCTGCAGAACTTCTCGGACGGTCCGGTGGTGATCGGGCCGACGACGCGCACATTGGGCGCAGCGCATTCGAGCGCCGTCGAGGCTTTCGCCGGTATGCAGGCTGTTGCGGGATGGCGGGGTGCCCCCCGGCCGGTGCACGCAGGGGAGTTGCTACCCGAACGCGCGCTGCTCGGTGACGCGGCCGCGATCGCCGCGCTCAACGACCTCCTTGTGCTTCCTCTGTCGTCGGCAGGTTCCGGCCTTGCCGACACCCTCGACGCCTACCTCGACTGCGGTGGCGCGGTCGAAACTTGTGCGCGTCTGCTGTTTGTTCATCCAAATACTGTGCGATATCGGCTGAAAAGAATAGCCGAAGTCACAGGACGAGATCCGACATCATCCCGTGATGCGTACGTGTTGAGAGTCGCGGCAACGGTAGGTCGACTGACTCGAACCCATCACGAACCGCACTATCCTGCCCCACAGATCACACACGTCACATTCGGAGAAGTGGTTACGTAA
- the aceE gene encoding pyruvate dehydrogenase (acetyl-transferring), homodimeric type, with protein sequence MSELNQDDRQNTQSAGKPSGPTGSDGRVRVIREGVASYLPDIDNDETNEWIESFDGLLERSGPNRARYLMLRLLERAGERRVALPSLTSTDYVNTIPTENEPWFPGDESMERRYRAWIRWNAAIMVHRAQRPGVGVGGHISTYASSAALYEVGFNHFFRGKDHPGGGDHIFIQGHASPGIYARAFLEGRIPAERMDGFRQEASHEQEGGGLPSYPHPRLMQDFWEFPTVSMGLGPMNAIYQARFNHYLNDRGIKDTTDQHVWAFLGDGEMDEPESRGLAHVAATEGLDNLTFVVNCNLQRLDGPVRGNGKIIQELESFFRGAGWNVIKVVWGREWDALLHADRDGALVNLMNTTPDGDFQTYKANDGGYVRDHFFGRDPRTKELVKDLSDSDIWNLKRGGHDYRKVHAAYAAAMAHKGQPTVILAHTIKGYTLGKHFEGRNATHQMKKLTLDDLKTFRDLQHIPISDEELEKDPYMPPYYHPGADAPEIQYMLDRRNKLGGFVPERRVSAQPLPQPSDDTYKTLRKGSGKQEVATTMALVRVMKELLRDKEIGHRIVPIIPDEARTFGMDSWFPSLKIYNRNGQLYTSVDSELMLAYKESSVGQILHEGINEAGSTSSFTAVGTSYATHGEVMIPLYIFYSMFGFQRTGDGLWAAADQMARGFVLGATAGRTTLTGEGLQHADGHSLLLASTNPAAVAYDPAFSYEVAHIVKDGLRRMYGGTKGPDGELLPGFGGENIFYYITLYNEPYVQPAEPENLDVEGLLKGIYRFEAPQEGDGPEAQLLASGVGMVSARKAREMLFEEWGVRSAVWSVTSWGELRRDGVDAERESLRNPGADKRVPFVTSALAEANGPVIASSDWMRAVSDQIRQWVPGDYVTLGTDGFGFSDTRPAARRVFNVDAESIVVATLSALAASGEIDKSKAVEAADKYKIDDVTAAPTSFADTGSA encoded by the coding sequence TTGTCCGAGTTGAACCAGGACGATCGGCAGAACACACAATCTGCCGGCAAGCCGAGTGGGCCTACCGGCTCTGACGGTCGGGTACGCGTCATCCGCGAGGGTGTCGCGTCGTATCTACCCGACATCGACAATGACGAGACCAACGAATGGATCGAATCCTTCGACGGCTTGTTGGAGAGGTCGGGCCCCAACCGCGCTCGCTACCTGATGCTCAGGTTGCTCGAGCGCGCCGGTGAACGCCGCGTGGCACTGCCGTCGCTGACGTCGACCGACTACGTCAACACCATCCCTACCGAGAACGAGCCGTGGTTCCCCGGTGACGAGTCGATGGAACGCCGCTACCGCGCGTGGATCCGTTGGAACGCCGCGATCATGGTGCATCGCGCGCAGCGCCCCGGCGTCGGCGTCGGCGGTCACATCTCCACGTACGCGTCCTCCGCGGCGCTCTACGAGGTCGGCTTCAACCACTTCTTCCGCGGCAAGGACCACCCAGGCGGTGGCGACCACATCTTCATCCAGGGCCACGCCTCCCCCGGCATCTACGCACGCGCATTCCTCGAAGGCCGCATCCCGGCCGAGCGGATGGACGGCTTCCGCCAGGAAGCGAGCCACGAGCAGGAGGGCGGTGGACTGCCGTCCTACCCGCACCCGCGCTTGATGCAGGATTTCTGGGAATTCCCGACGGTGTCGATGGGCCTCGGCCCGATGAACGCCATCTACCAGGCGCGCTTCAATCACTACCTGAACGACCGCGGAATCAAGGACACCACCGATCAGCATGTGTGGGCGTTCCTCGGCGACGGCGAGATGGACGAGCCCGAATCGCGTGGCCTCGCACATGTGGCAGCGACCGAAGGTCTCGACAACCTCACCTTCGTCGTCAACTGCAACCTGCAGCGCCTCGACGGCCCGGTCCGCGGCAACGGCAAGATCATCCAGGAACTGGAGTCGTTCTTCCGCGGGGCCGGCTGGAACGTCATCAAGGTCGTGTGGGGACGCGAGTGGGATGCACTGCTGCACGCAGACCGCGACGGTGCGCTCGTCAACCTGATGAACACCACGCCCGACGGCGACTTCCAGACGTACAAGGCCAACGACGGTGGCTACGTGCGTGATCACTTCTTCGGGCGCGACCCGCGCACCAAGGAGCTGGTCAAGGACCTGTCCGACAGTGACATCTGGAACCTCAAGCGAGGCGGCCACGACTACCGCAAGGTCCACGCGGCCTACGCGGCGGCGATGGCGCACAAGGGACAGCCGACGGTCATCCTGGCGCACACGATCAAGGGCTACACCCTCGGCAAGCACTTCGAGGGCCGCAACGCCACGCACCAGATGAAGAAGCTGACACTCGACGATCTCAAGACTTTCCGGGACCTGCAGCACATCCCGATCTCCGACGAGGAGCTCGAGAAGGACCCCTACATGCCGCCGTACTACCACCCCGGTGCGGATGCTCCCGAGATCCAGTACATGCTCGATCGTCGCAACAAGCTCGGCGGTTTCGTCCCCGAGCGTCGCGTCAGTGCGCAGCCGCTTCCGCAGCCGAGCGACGACACCTACAAGACGCTCCGCAAGGGCTCGGGCAAGCAGGAAGTCGCCACCACGATGGCGCTCGTGCGCGTGATGAAGGAACTTCTTCGCGACAAGGAGATCGGCCACCGGATCGTGCCGATCATTCCCGACGAGGCACGCACATTCGGTATGGACTCGTGGTTCCCGTCGCTGAAGATCTACAACCGCAACGGCCAGCTGTACACCTCGGTGGACTCGGAGCTGATGCTCGCCTACAAGGAGAGCTCGGTCGGCCAGATCCTGCACGAGGGCATCAACGAAGCCGGTTCGACGTCGTCGTTCACCGCGGTCGGAACCTCGTACGCCACCCACGGCGAGGTCATGATCCCGCTGTACATCTTCTACTCGATGTTCGGCTTCCAGCGCACCGGCGACGGTCTGTGGGCCGCTGCCGATCAGATGGCCCGCGGATTCGTACTCGGCGCCACGGCCGGTCGCACCACACTGACCGGTGAAGGTCTGCAGCACGCCGACGGTCACTCGCTGCTGTTGGCCTCGACCAACCCGGCTGCAGTCGCGTACGACCCAGCGTTCTCGTACGAGGTCGCGCACATCGTCAAGGACGGTCTGCGTCGGATGTACGGCGGCACCAAGGGTCCAGACGGAGAGTTGCTGCCTGGCTTCGGCGGAGAGAACATCTTCTACTACATCACCCTCTACAACGAGCCGTACGTGCAGCCGGCCGAGCCGGAGAACCTCGACGTCGAGGGACTGCTGAAGGGCATCTATCGGTTCGAGGCTCCGCAGGAAGGCGACGGACCCGAGGCGCAGCTGTTGGCGTCGGGTGTCGGCATGGTCTCGGCCCGTAAGGCTCGCGAAATGCTGTTCGAGGAGTGGGGCGTGCGTTCGGCGGTGTGGTCGGTGACGTCGTGGGGCGAACTGCGTCGCGACGGCGTCGACGCGGAGCGGGAGTCGCTGCGCAATCCCGGTGCCGACAAGCGCGTTCCGTTCGTCACCTCGGCGCTGGCCGAAGCGAACGGTCCGGTCATCGCGTCCTCGGATTGGATGCGTGCGGTTTCGGACCAGATCCGTCAGTGGGTTCCGGGTGATTACGTCACTCTCGGTACCGACGGATTCGGGTTCTCCGATACCCGTCCGGCTGCGCGACGCGTGTTCAACGTCGACGCGGAGTCGATCGTCGTCGCCACGCTGTCGGCTCTTGCTGCGTCCGGCGAGATCGACAAGTCCAAAGCCGTCGAAGCGGCGGACAAGTACAAGATCGACGACGTGACCGCAGCTCCCACGTCGTTCGCCGACACCGGTTCTGCGTAG
- a CDS encoding DUF3052 domain-containing protein, protein MVAAADAQNYAQKLGITRDLVVQELGWDEDTDDDLRADVEDTIGGETLDEDSDEVIDVVLLWWRDGDGDLVDALMDAIGPLSDDGFVWVLSPKTGLPGHVEPSEIAESAPTAGLTQTSAANLGDWIGSRLVQPKTRATKR, encoded by the coding sequence GTGGTCGCCGCGGCGGACGCTCAGAACTACGCTCAGAAACTTGGAATCACCCGCGACTTGGTCGTTCAGGAGCTGGGCTGGGACGAGGACACAGACGACGACCTGCGTGCCGACGTAGAGGACACCATCGGCGGTGAAACACTCGACGAGGACTCCGATGAAGTCATCGACGTGGTGCTGCTGTGGTGGCGCGACGGCGATGGTGATCTTGTCGACGCACTGATGGATGCCATCGGTCCGCTCTCGGACGACGGATTCGTCTGGGTTCTCAGCCCCAAGACAGGACTCCCGGGACACGTCGAGCCGAGTGAGATCGCTGAATCGGCGCCGACCGCAGGGTTGACGCAGACTTCGGCCGCCAATCTCGGTGACTGGATCGGCAGCCGACTGGTGCAGCCGAAGACACGGGCGACCAAACGGTAG
- a CDS encoding peroxiredoxin: MPLEVGAEAPDFTLKDQNNQEVTLSSYRGDKNVLLVFYPLAFTGTCQGELCKVRDGLPKFENDDTAILAISVGPPPTHKIWAAEQGYTFPLLSDFWPHGSVAQAYGVFNDKAGFANRGTFVIDKDGIIRYAEMNQPGEARDPSAWETALASV; the protein is encoded by the coding sequence ATGCCACTCGAGGTGGGCGCAGAGGCGCCTGACTTCACCCTCAAGGACCAGAACAATCAGGAAGTGACCTTGTCGTCGTACCGCGGTGACAAGAACGTCCTACTGGTCTTCTATCCACTCGCGTTCACGGGGACTTGCCAGGGCGAACTGTGCAAGGTCCGTGACGGTCTGCCCAAGTTCGAGAACGACGACACCGCCATTCTCGCGATCTCTGTCGGCCCACCGCCGACGCACAAGATCTGGGCGGCCGAGCAGGGGTACACCTTTCCGCTGCTGTCGGATTTCTGGCCGCACGGATCCGTCGCTCAGGCGTACGGGGTGTTCAACGACAAAGCCGGCTTCGCCAACCGAGGCACCTTCGTCATCGACAAAGACGGAATCATTCGGTACGCGGAGATGAACCAGCCGGGAGAAGCTCGTGACCCATCAGCGTGGGAGACGGCACTGGCTTCGGTGTGA